Proteins encoded in a region of the Candidatus Scalindua japonica genome:
- the asnB gene encoding asparagine synthase (glutamine-hydrolyzing) has translation MCGILGMLNKKYNIDEATRHRFNSALKTINHRGPDDHGELAIDRTLLGHARLSILDISRSGHQPMTDINVPNHIVYNGEIYNYKEIKTQIASNSYRSETDTEVVLRAYCKWGEKAFACFNGMFAFAILDEKQQLLYLVRDRFGIKPLYIYEDKHTLVFSSEIKAIKKCLLLSLELNYEALHEWLYYGNTLGERTLFKNVKKLLPGSYYKINLRTGEGSQYFYWKPEMLLGPEAPLQTEYELINTTRDLLESAVKRQLVSDVPVGIFLSGGIDSSAITAFASRHYAGVINTYSAGFDYENGINELPKARLIAERYKTNHQEIHISGQDVPHIIETLIDHHDLPFSDAANIPLYLICGKVNGSSKVILQGDGGDEIFGGYRRYNTLYWRALWQPFIKMVTFLNNIRQKKGSYYSRRRYLNALSENDFAVQMALLLTVEDVQNNPLKIFSKESRKLVSMGDPFLRYRRCHERFSGLDPVHEMLMTDTQIILPDIFLEKVDRATMAFSIEVRVPFLDHDLVDYILPLPGKIRIKKSKKKFLLKKALSGLVPDEILYGPKVGFSVPFGYWLKTSLKKYFIERIEELQKKGSGLLDYDNIKFLHREHCEGRRNHEFLLWKVLNISIWANKNRF, from the coding sequence ATGTGCGGCATACTTGGTATGTTAAATAAGAAGTACAACATTGACGAAGCGACTAGACACCGTTTCAATTCTGCGTTGAAAACTATTAATCACCGGGGACCAGATGATCATGGTGAACTTGCTATAGATAGAACTCTTTTAGGACATGCAAGGTTGAGTATCCTTGATATTTCTCGTTCAGGTCATCAGCCAATGACAGATATCAATGTTCCTAATCACATTGTCTACAACGGAGAAATTTATAATTATAAGGAAATAAAAACTCAAATTGCCTCAAACTCCTATCGTTCGGAGACGGATACGGAAGTCGTTTTGCGAGCATATTGTAAATGGGGGGAAAAGGCATTTGCTTGCTTCAATGGAATGTTTGCTTTTGCAATTCTCGATGAAAAACAACAACTCTTGTATCTAGTCAGAGATCGCTTTGGGATTAAACCACTTTATATATATGAAGATAAACACACTTTAGTTTTTTCGTCAGAAATTAAAGCGATCAAAAAGTGCCTTCTGTTATCTCTTGAATTAAATTATGAAGCGCTTCACGAGTGGCTCTACTACGGAAATACTTTAGGAGAAAGAACATTATTTAAGAACGTAAAAAAACTTTTGCCGGGGAGTTATTACAAGATTAACTTGAGGACTGGGGAGGGCTCGCAATACTTTTACTGGAAGCCAGAAATGCTCTTGGGGCCTGAAGCGCCATTACAAACTGAATATGAACTTATTAATACAACTCGTGATCTGCTGGAATCGGCAGTGAAAAGGCAACTTGTCAGTGATGTGCCGGTCGGTATTTTTCTTTCCGGAGGGATTGATTCTTCAGCCATTACCGCCTTTGCTTCACGACATTACGCTGGAGTAATTAACACATATTCCGCGGGTTTTGATTATGAAAATGGTATTAATGAATTACCTAAAGCCAGATTAATCGCAGAGCGCTATAAAACAAACCATCAAGAAATTCATATCAGCGGGCAGGATGTGCCGCATATTATTGAGACACTAATAGACCATCATGATCTCCCTTTTTCTGATGCAGCAAATATTCCTCTTTACTTAATATGTGGCAAAGTAAATGGTTCTTCGAAGGTTATTCTTCAGGGGGATGGGGGTGATGAAATATTTGGTGGCTATAGACGTTATAATACGCTTTATTGGCGTGCTCTTTGGCAACCATTTATTAAGATGGTAACTTTTCTTAACAACATTCGTCAAAAAAAAGGCTCTTATTATTCTAGACGTAGATACTTAAATGCCTTAAGTGAGAATGACTTTGCCGTGCAGATGGCTCTTTTATTGACAGTTGAAGATGTACAAAATAATCCATTAAAAATATTCTCAAAAGAGTCAAGAAAACTTGTATCCATGGGGGATCCGTTTCTTCGTTACAGGCGGTGTCATGAACGGTTTTCTGGGCTTGATCCTGTTCATGAGATGTTAATGACAGACACACAAATAATTCTACCAGATATTTTTCTTGAAAAAGTTGACAGAGCTACAATGGCGTTCAGTATTGAAGTGCGGGTGCCTTTTCTTGATCACGATTTAGTTGACTATATATTGCCGCTTCCCGGTAAAATTAGAATTAAAAAGTCAAAGAAGAAATTTTTACTAAAAAAAGCTTTAAGTGGTTTAGTCCCTGATGAGATTCTTTATGGGCCTAAAGTTGGTTTTAGCGTTCCTTTTGGGTATTGGTTAAAAACATCCCTTAAGAAATATTTTATTGAAAGAATTGAAGAATTACAAAAAAAAGGATCCGGACTGCTTGATTATGATAACATAAAGTTTTTGCATAGAGAACATTGTGAAGGACGAAGGAATCATGAATTCCTGCTCTGGAAAGTTCTAAATATTTCTATTTGGGCTAATAAAAATAGATTTTAA
- a CDS encoding glycosyltransferase yields MSLKSKENIGIKPCTRILLVGPLPPPVGGTTTSFYELVEGISSDTSINTFVINVSRSQQKSLLANFVIGMSCLIRSVVKIPLVDVVALNLSNEGFLVFGTLISYVCKLFNIPILFRVFGGSLDIYWENCGILKQAFLRRLFHSGNILLQTKLLTDYFSVKFPEAKIHWFSNSRVIQEIGSEPKYFQKFRFIYIGRIDSKKGIFEIIEASKKCDPTSVEIHLFGPLVGNITLADFDANPIITYKGIVPYDQIYETLQEYDTLLLPTYYEGEGYPGVILEALVCGVPVISTLWRSIPEIITHESNGILVPPKDIPLLCQSMLRLVNDRVFFQKLKMEAIKTASRFDNKIWNKRYVKHCLNAIVNKKI; encoded by the coding sequence ATGTCTTTAAAATCAAAGGAGAATATTGGAATTAAACCCTGTACACGGATATTACTTGTAGGGCCTTTGCCACCTCCGGTTGGTGGCACGACTACTTCGTTCTATGAATTAGTAGAGGGTATTTCCAGTGATACCTCTATTAATACTTTTGTTATAAATGTTTCTAGATCGCAGCAGAAAAGTCTACTTGCTAATTTTGTGATTGGAATGTCGTGTCTAATAAGAAGTGTTGTCAAAATTCCATTAGTCGATGTTGTTGCTCTGAATCTTTCTAATGAGGGGTTTCTCGTTTTTGGCACACTGATATCTTATGTCTGTAAATTGTTTAATATACCAATTCTTTTTAGAGTGTTTGGTGGTTCTCTGGATATATATTGGGAAAATTGTGGTATTTTAAAACAAGCTTTTTTACGTAGACTTTTTCATAGTGGCAACATACTCCTACAAACAAAACTACTAACTGATTATTTCAGTGTGAAATTTCCTGAAGCTAAGATTCATTGGTTTTCTAACAGCAGGGTTATACAGGAAATCGGGAGCGAACCGAAATATTTCCAAAAATTCCGCTTCATTTATATTGGGCGAATTGATAGTAAAAAAGGTATTTTTGAAATTATTGAAGCATCTAAAAAATGTGACCCAACAAGTGTTGAAATCCATTTATTTGGACCACTGGTGGGCAACATCACTTTGGCTGACTTTGATGCCAATCCTATTATTACATATAAAGGAATTGTTCCCTATGATCAAATTTATGAGACCCTGCAAGAATACGATACGCTCTTACTTCCAACTTATTATGAAGGTGAAGGTTATCCAGGCGTTATCCTTGAAGCGTTAGTATGTGGAGTTCCTGTAATTTCTACCCTGTGGAGATCAATACCGGAGATTATAACTCATGAATCTAATGGCATTCTCGTTCCTCCAAAGGACATACCATTATTGTGTCAAAGCATGTTACGTTTAGTTAACGACCGTGTGTTTTTTCAAAAATTAAAAATGGAAGCCATAAAAACCGCATCTCGGTTTGATAATAAAATTTGGAACAAACGCTATGTAAAACACTGCCTAAATGCTATCGTTAATAAAAAAATATAG
- the asnB gene encoding asparagine synthase (glutamine-hydrolyzing) has protein sequence MCGISGAISNNQSFISEFLKKSETAQIHRGPDYQGREIVGVGDWLIGLGHQRLSILDLSESGKQPMWSASSKTVIVYNGEVYNYKELKKTSLDFTAKSSTDTEIVIQILEKFGIQTALNQFNGMWAFAWLNTDEKKLYLARDRAGIKPLYYTIQDSGIYFSSEIKGILKGIGSTFAINLEVISEYICQSLQGSTDQTFFEGINIIPAGHFAEIDLSGSDLNINLIKYWDVLDAKLSSDLSGIEARSKSLFFDAIMLRMRSDVPVGVTLSGGVDSSAISAVMKNFLAEEQQLNILSVVSPGSDHDESEFIDIMAEHLQNKVYKVQLGWNPKDTMTLMKKATWNNDSPLGSFSNVAHYLLMKKASELGITVILSGQGADELLCGYKKYLGFYLQFLLRTKKYFKVILVITGFLLNRSVITQFNFQEAKRYLPSLWHKKDIDIRGSKLKSYHYKQLGLTGKQTMQERQADDLRKYSVPFLTHYEDRMSMAWSREIRLPFLDYRLMELFVNLPTAYKLKNGWTKYVFRKAIENILPKQITWRRDKQGFVIPQEQWLKKELKEEILKLFSEDALIFKYQIINREALLQKYVDYCQQKDHKGNVWYREIFNPMALEIWLQVNHQYIDSTV, from the coding sequence ATGTGTGGAATATCTGGCGCTATTTCAAATAATCAAAGTTTTATTTCTGAATTTTTGAAGAAATCAGAAACGGCTCAAATACATAGGGGACCAGACTATCAAGGGAGAGAAATTGTTGGTGTTGGTGACTGGTTAATCGGTCTCGGACATCAACGTTTGTCTATTCTGGATCTAAGCGAATCAGGGAAACAACCAATGTGGTCCGCATCATCTAAAACTGTAATAGTTTACAATGGAGAGGTCTACAATTATAAAGAGTTAAAAAAAACGTCTCTGGATTTCACCGCTAAAAGTTCGACTGATACTGAAATAGTAATTCAGATTCTGGAGAAATTTGGGATTCAAACGGCGCTAAATCAATTTAATGGAATGTGGGCTTTTGCATGGCTCAATACTGATGAAAAAAAACTTTATCTTGCTAGAGATCGGGCAGGAATAAAGCCACTCTATTATACTATTCAAGATAGCGGTATTTATTTTTCTTCAGAAATAAAAGGTATTCTAAAGGGGATTGGTTCAACGTTTGCCATTAATCTTGAGGTTATTAGCGAATATATTTGTCAATCATTACAAGGCTCAACAGATCAAACATTTTTTGAAGGCATAAACATCATTCCAGCAGGACATTTTGCTGAAATTGATTTGTCCGGTTCTGACCTTAATATAAATCTAATAAAATACTGGGATGTACTTGATGCAAAATTGTCATCTGATTTGTCAGGTATTGAAGCCCGTTCTAAATCGCTATTTTTCGATGCAATAATGCTAAGGATGCGCAGTGATGTGCCTGTTGGGGTTACATTATCAGGCGGTGTTGATTCATCGGCCATTTCCGCCGTCATGAAAAATTTCTTGGCTGAAGAGCAGCAGTTAAATATCTTATCAGTTGTCTCTCCAGGCTCAGATCACGATGAGTCTGAGTTTATAGACATCATGGCTGAGCATCTACAGAACAAGGTTTACAAGGTTCAACTGGGATGGAATCCTAAAGACACAATGACTCTTATGAAAAAAGCGACTTGGAATAATGATTCACCATTAGGGAGTTTTTCTAATGTTGCTCATTATTTGCTAATGAAAAAAGCCAGTGAATTAGGAATAACGGTTATTCTAAGTGGGCAGGGGGCTGATGAATTACTATGCGGATACAAAAAGTATCTTGGGTTTTATTTACAGTTTTTGCTTAGAACTAAAAAATATTTCAAAGTCATCCTGGTAATTACAGGATTCCTATTGAACCGCAGTGTCATTACACAATTTAATTTTCAAGAAGCAAAGCGTTACTTACCTTCGCTTTGGCATAAAAAAGATATTGATATTCGTGGAAGTAAGTTAAAATCTTATCATTATAAACAATTGGGCTTGACTGGCAAACAAACGATGCAGGAACGCCAGGCTGATGATTTGAGAAAATACTCAGTGCCTTTTTTAACGCATTATGAAGACAGAATGTCTATGGCCTGGTCTCGTGAAATAAGATTGCCCTTTCTCGATTATCGTCTGATGGAGTTGTTTGTTAATCTACCAACTGCTTATAAGCTCAAAAATGGTTGGACTAAGTATGTTTTCAGGAAGGCAATTGAAAACATCTTACCTAAACAAATCACATGGCGCAGGGATAAACAAGGATTTGTCATACCTCAGGAACAGTGGCTAAAAAAAGAATTAAAAGAGGAAATACTGAAGTTGTTTTCAGAAGATGCCTTAATATTTAAGTACCAGATTATTAATAGAGAGGCATTACTTCAGAAATATGTGGATTACTGTCAGCAAAAAGATCATAAAGGTAACGTTTGGTATAGAGAAATATTTAATCCTATGGCTCTTGAAATATGGCTACAGGTTAATCACCAATATATCGATAGCACCGTATAA